TGATTTTATTTCTTCTTATAATTTTTCTGATTTTTTCGTTTCTGTGAAAAAATGAGTTTTTCTTATTTTTTGTCTAATTTTCGGGGGTCAAGCCGGTTTTCTTTTATTTGAGATATTGCGTCAATTGCACTTTTGTCTAGTTTGATTTCAAATATATATATTTTGTCTTCATATTCTATTTTTTCTCCTTTTATGTAATTGTATAAGAATGATGGGGATCCACTTTCAAACCAGTAATTTTGAAATTCTTGTTTTTGAAAGAATTTTAATATTGAAAATGGATTATATACGTAATGTTCTCCATTATTTGTAATTCTGTATTACTATTGGTAATTTTTTCATCTAATCGCCTCCAAACATAAAAAAATAACTTTTTCTTTATCATTATTTATATAAATTTTATGTTCTAAAAACAGCCGTAATTAACAGTTATTTTACATGCCATCTTAAAATAACTGTTAATTACGGCTGTTTTTAGAACATAAAATTTATATAAATAATGATAACTTTATCATTATTTATATAAATTTTATGTTCTAAAAACAGCCGTAATTAACAGTTATTTTACATGCCATCTTATAATTCTTTAATTTATTCTTCATCTCTTAATTTTAAAATATAATAACTGCCTTTTGTTTTTCCTCTTTTTTCTAAAATACCTTTTTTAGTTAAATTCTTAAGAATTTCTCTTGCTCTTGCAGATTTTACATTTAATATATTTTCTACAATTTTCAAGTTAATTTTCTTATTTTTAATCACAAAATTATAAACTATTTCTTCCTGGTTTGTTAAATCTATTTTTTCGCTGGTTTTTCGCTGGTTTTTCGCTACTACTTAATGTTTTTTTGCTTCTTTTAATTTTCGGTCTATAAAAAATAACACTTACAAAATTGCCACTCTCTTTTATTTCAAATTTAATATTCTTTTCTCTACATAACTTTTTAATTTTTTCAATACCACTACCCCATGTTTCTACATACTTTAATTCTCTAAAGAGATTTGCCAAAATTTTATTCCTTATTTCACTTCTACCATTCATAACTTCTTCTATTGTTAATCCATTTGGGAATCCTCCAGGTGAAACAATTTCAACAATGTCATCATAAATCGCAACTTTAATATCACTATTTCTTAAATAATTTCTATGAATTACTGCATTTATTAAAACCTCTCTAAGAGCTAAAATTGGAATTTCAAGATCTTCTTTTAATTGCAATCCTTTAACTTCTGCATTTAAATTAAGATGATTCTGTAAAAATTTAATTGAATTTTCTAGATTATAAAATAAACTTTTATTAAACTCTTTTTTATCTATAAAAATTTCTTTTGTAACGCCTTTAAATCTTGCACATTTTATCATTGTATTATCAAATTTACCAAGTGCAATTAAAAGGGCATTTGTTGGCAAATCCTTACCATTTACTTTTTTTATAAGTTTTAAATTTCTTAATTTATCGTAATCACATTTTTTACCTATCTTTTTAAATTCATCATAAATTATATTTAAATCAATATCTTTAATATCAGTTTCAAAATTTATTTCTTCATCAAAACTTTTATTAAATCTCTTTCTTTGAAGTTCGACTATCATTTCTTCATCTGCAACCCTATTTGTTGAACCTATTCTTACATAGGTTCCTTTTAATTTCCCTTTACTCTTAAGATAATAAGGAAGTAATGAACCACGAAAAATTTCTATAACCAAAACAACTTTTCCTTCAATATTTTGAGCATAAATTTCTGGTAAAATTGTCGGATAACATAAATCATTTATAATTGAAGAAATTTTTTCTTCATATTCAAATATTTTATCTTCTTCAATTCCAATTATTTCTTTATTATCCTTAACTCCAATTATTAATTTACCCCCACTCGTATTACTAAAAGCTACAACTGTTTTAGCAATAGCTTCATTTGATGGAATTTTTTCTTTTAATTCAAGTTTTTTGTTTTCACCTTTTCTTATTTCATCCAATATCATTTTTATCACCATCTATAGAACAACGATATCATTATCATTTATATTTGGTAATCTTTTTTTAACTGTTCTTCAATATTAAAACGATTAGCATCTTTTTTAAATGCTATTTCTCTGAATACAATTCTCAATGGATTACATTTAATTATTTCATTTATTATTTCTTCATTGATACTTTCACCAAAATATGCTGCTAATAAATTATCTTCTACAAAAAATATTTTCTTTTCCTTTATTTCTTTTTCCTCTATTTTTAAATTCAATTCCAATCCAAGATCAAGTATTACTTGAGTTAATAAATCCTCATCATTTCTATCTTCTTTTATATTGGTTTCGAATAATGTTAATTGCTGTTGTGTTAATTCTGATGGATTATAATATATTTCTTTCATATTTGAAGTATCTATTTTATATACTCTAAAACCTATATCTAAGTTTTTTATGTGCTCTATTTTTTTTCTAATTCTTTGATTTTAGTCTCAATTTTTTCAACTTTTGATTGAGTTTCATCACTAAAAAGTTTGTTTTTTAATTTTTTAAGTTCCTTTTTTTTCTTTTCAAGTTCTTTTTCATATTTTTCTAAATAGTCTTCTTTTATTTTCTTTCCAGCTCTCCTAATTCTTTCTTTTCCTATTTCAGCAATAGTCGGTTTTTCAATTCCAAGTTCATCTTTTACAAAATCATAGGCTGTTTTATTTTTTTCTGGATCAATTTGCTCTGGTAATTGAACCATTATAAATTGTCTGTTTTCTCCATCTTCAGCATTTAATTCCATTACTGCGTGTTCTGTTGTGGCTGAGCCTGAGAAAAAGTCGGAGAATTAGAAAAAATTTCACTTATATCCGATATCCATTCTGGATCTTTTTCAAGAGCAACATTACTCACCTCAAATTTTTCTTCGAGTGGATTAAATGCAATTTTTATTTTTATATTTTTAAAATTTTTATTTATTATTGATTTACTTTTTATTATAGAATAAAGAGAAGTTAGTCTTTGCTGACCATCAATTACAAGATATTTAGGTTGTCTTTTTCTTCCATTACCAATAGAACGAAAATTATTTTCATTGGCAACTTCCCATAAAATCACTGTCCCAACAGGTAAACCTTTATATAAGGAATCAATTAAATCTCTAACTTTAGTTTGGTTCCAAACAATGGTCTTTGAATATCCGGGAGAGCAATAATACCACTTTCAATATCAGAAACTAGATTTAATAATTGATAGTTTTTTTGATTAAAAACAATCGTAGAATTATTCATACATTCAACACCTCTTTTTTTAATTAGTGTTTTTTGTATTTCAATTTTAAACTTAGACTATATTTTTTAATATCTAACCGATACTATTTTACATAAAATTTTAACATTTACTACATTTAAATTATATCATTTTATTTTAAAAAGTCAAAATTTTTTAGCTGATATAAAAAAATAATTAGAAATGAACCTCTCTTAAATAAAAGAAAATAAGAACCATTCCATAATTGGAATGGCTTTAGATTTTAATAAAATTATTTAAATATTTGCAAGGCGAATTTTTATGTTTATTATTATACTGCCTTATTATATTTTTGATGGACTTTCAAAATCTGTTTTTATAAACCAAATGTGTAATTTTATCCCATTTTCTTCTTCTAATATATATTCAAAATCTTTTATTGTATTTGAATAAATTATCAACCATCCCTCTTTTAACCCTTTTCTTTTTATATATTCTTTTAATTGTCTTTTTGCTATTTCGTATTCATATTTTATTATATTAGCTTTTATTTCTATTAAATATTCTTTGTTGTTATACATTGCCATTAAATCTATTCTTCCTCCACCTATTTGTGTTTCTGGATATACTTTTCCACCAAGTAATTCTATGTATGCGCTTAAGAATTGATCAAGATTGTATTGATACACACCTTCATAATAATTCCTGCCTTTAAACATTACTGCTCCTCTACTTTTTATGTATTCTGTATATCTTTTTAACAATTCATTTAATCTTAAATTTTTATTCTCATCTATATATTTATTTAAATCTTCTTCAAATTTTAGCATTTTATTTCTTTCACCATTAATTTCTGGTTTGAAATGATTGTATAACTTTTTATAATATAACGGTATTTTTACACAACATTTACCGTCACAGTCATCTATTACCCCATTTAAATATAGGAATTTTATTCTATCATCACTTATATCAAATTCAACACTTTCTGGTTCAAATAAAATTTTCATCATTAATTCTTTTTCTTTTTTCGCTTTTGATATAATATTTTCCATATTTTTATCTATGTATTTTCTAATATAATCATATAAAGTTTTCTCAAAATGTTTTTCAGTTATAATATTTTCCCCTTTAGCTTTTTTCATTACTAAATCATATGCAAGACCATTGGTTAGTCCTGGTTGTCCTGCTGCGTTATGCCATATTAATTCTTTTACTTTTTCATCAAAAATTTGTCCTGTTTCTGTTTCGTGTTGTGAAAGTAAATCATATACTTGTTCTTTGGTAAAGTATGGCACTTCCAAATGTTCTGCTATGTTAAACGGACTAGCGTTGTCTTCTAATATTCCACTTAAATATCCTACGCTTATTAATATTACACTTCTTAATCCATATATTTTTCTATCATGATATATATTTCTTATCACATGTAAAAATTGATTCATTATTTCATCATTATTCAATTTTTCAAATTCATCTATCATTAATACTATTTCTTTTCCTGTTGTTTCATTTAATTTCATCATAATTCTTCTTATATCATCCATTTCTTCTGGCTCTTCGATTTCAATATTTTCAGAATAAAGTGATTTTATCTTTATTTTGAAATCTCTTACAATTGTTTTTAAGAATGATGTGAATAAAGTGATTTTATCTTTATTTTGAAATCTCTTACAAGTGTTTTTAAGAATGATGTTTTTGTTTTATCACCATAACTTTCAAAAGAAATAAATATTGGTAAATATTTATCTCTTATTTTTTCAACAATATCATTTAACAAAGTTGTTTTTCCACTTTGTCTTGGAGCTGATACTGTAAAGTATCTCCAATTTTCTATATGATCAAGCGCTTCTTCCATTATATCTGGTCTTTCTACGTAATAACATGTCTTTTTATCAACGGGACCGCTTGTGCAGAATCTTCTCATATCTTCACCTCCGGTGTTACACGCCTACAGCGGGTTTTTGGATTAAAAATTTAATATTTTAAATAAAAACTTTTCAATATTTTCAAAGAAAATATTCACGACTACGGCGGGTTGAAAGTTAAAAAACTATTAAATAATTACAGCGTAATTATTTAACCTCTTCAAAGGAATATTATTGATTAACATCCGTATTCACCCTTACAAGATTTGGACAAAAAATAAGAAAGGGATATCATAAAATTGAAAAAAAGAAAGGGATGTTTTTTAATGAGAAAACGAACTAATTATGAACCAGAATTTAAGTTTGGCTTTTTCAGCAAAGCTGAAAAGATTTATATTTCTTTATTATAAAATCATTTAATTCTCTTAACTGCTGTAAGCAGTTAAAGAATATCTTTCATTCATTAACTCTAACATATTTTGCTTCGCAAAATAGAAATAGGTAAAAATTTTAATTATATAAAATCTTTTTTATCTTCGATAAAAGATGGGTTAAAAAATATAAAAATTCTAATTATGACGATAATGTGTTTCATTCTAAAAAAGGTCGTCCTAGTTCTATGATTTCTGATATTTCTAAATCATGCTGCGCAAGCTGAATGATTTTCTGATTTTTTCGTTTCTGTGAAAAAATGAGTTTTTCTTATTTTTTGTCTAATTTTCAGGGGTAAAGCAGCATTGTTTTATCTACATATGTATAATTTTCTGTAATTATTTCTTTATAATCTTGTACTCCTATTGGTAATTTTTTCATCTAATCGCCTCCAGACATAAAAAAATAACTTTTTCTTTATCATTATTTATATAAATTTTATGTTCTAAAAACAGCCGTAATTAACAGTTATTTTATATGCCATCTTATAATTCTTTAATTTATTCTTCATCTCTTGATTTTAAAATATAATAACTGCCTTTTGTTTTTCCTCTTTTTTCTAAAATACCTTTTTTAGTTAAATTCTTAAGAATTTCTCTTGCTCTTGCAGATTTTACATTTAATATGTTTTCTATATTTATTATAACATATATTTATATACGGTTTTTATTTCAATATAATCACAAAAAATAATTCCACCTTCAATTTAAATATGTTATAATCAAAATATGGAGGTGATAATATGAAGAAATGTGGAAGAGATGTTTTAAAGTCAAATTGGAAAGATTTAGAGGTTGAGATTCCTGATAGAAAAAAAGGGATTCTTATTCCGCCATATATTAAACCTTTTGACGAAAATGGAGAATTTATTGATTTAACCCCTATTGAAAAAATTAATTTAGGTAATGTTGATTTAAATTCTGTTTTGGAAAATAGAAAAAGCCGAAGAAACTTTGCAGATACACCTTTAACTTTAGAAGAATTATCTTATTTACTATATTATACTCAAGGTGTGAAAAATGTTATAAAAGACAAAGTAACTTTTAGAACTGTTCCGTCTGCTGGTGCAACACATCCTTTAGAAACATATTTGTTGATTTTTAATGTTGATGGTGTTGATGAAGGTTTATACAGATATATACCAACCATCCATAAGCTTTTATTAATTAAGAATGGTAATTTTTCTGAAGAAATTATAAGGGCTACTTTAGGACAAACTTTTATTGGAAAAAGTGCTGTTGTTTTTGTTTGGACAGCTATTCCCTACAGAACAGAGTGGAAATACTCATTTGAAGCTCATAAGACTATTGCTATAGATGCTGGACATGTTTGTCAAAATCTTTATTTAACTGTTGAATCTATAAATTGTGGAACATGCGCAGTTGCGGCTTATGATCAGGAGTTAATGGATAAATTAATTGAAGTTGATGGAAATAATGAATTTGTTGTTTATTTAGCTCCTGTAGGTAAGATATAATAAAATAATAGTGGAATAAGGTTATGCTTATTCCACTATTTTGTTTATTCTTTCAATGAAAAAATCTCTATCTGGTGGTGTAAATATATCTTGAGGATACAAATATATATTAGCAAAAACTTTATCTATAGGATCAATAACTAATTTTATATTTGTTCCATTTATATAATCCACAATTTCTTTTAATAATTTAATTGATGTTTTATTATCGGTATTTATCTTAAATTTCCATGTTTCTATTTTTTCTCCTTTTATTTCAAGTACTTCTAATTCATATTTCTCCACCAAATCACTCCTTTAAAATTTCATATACTTTGTTTATATTATGTTTGAAAGTTGCTAATATTTCGCCTTTTGATATATCAAACTCTTTATGTGATATGCTATATATTTCCATTCCTGCTTCTTTTGCAATAAGAACACCTGCTGCTAAATCCCACGGGCTCAATCCATATTCCCAATAACCATCTATTTTCCCCTCTGCAAGCATGCATAATTCTGCTGCAGCACTACCTAATATTCTTACTTCATGTATGTTTTTTTGTATTTTTTCTATTGCTTCATATGATTTTTTGAATAATTCTGGTTCATATGGCCATCCTGTAACAAACATAGATTCTGACAATTTTTTATTATCTTTTCTGTATAATTTTAATCCATTTAAATATGATCCATTACCTTTTTCTGAAAAATATAATTTGTCAGTTTCTGGTAAATAAACCACTCCATATTTTATATCACCGTCATCAAGCATTGCTATTGATATTGAATAAAAATCCATTCCGTGAACATAATTTAATGTTCCATCTAGTGGATCAATTACAAATACTTTTTTCCCATGCTTAAGGATTCTTTTATCTCCATTCCAATTTTCTTCAGCTAATATTATTGCATCTGGAAATTCATTCATAATTGTATTTATTATTAATTTTTGAGATTCCAAATCTGCTTCGCTAACCAAATCTGATGAAGATTTTTTTGTTTGAATATTTTTTAATTTCTTTTTTTTCATTAAGAGTATATCCCCTGCTTCCTTTGCAGCTTTTATCATTGCTTGCAAAATATCCATAATATCACCCCGATTTAAATTTTTCATTTTTTATTTTTTGAGAATATATATGAGCTAACCTTGTGGGTTCTGGAATTTTATATTTTAGTGTGTATTTTAATGTTATGTCCTTTGCTTCATTTATTGTTATATAATTCCCTGGAGAAACAAAAACAGGTTTCACATCTTTTCTTGTTCTTAAAACAATGCCTATTTTTTCATTATTTTTATCAAATAAATATGAAAAACATCCTTTTTCTTTACATGGTTCTTCATATGTTCCATATAATCTAGACTTAGCGATACCAATTGTTGGAAGATTAATGAAATATGAACCATGTGTGGCTAATCCCATTTTTCTTGGATGGGCTATTCCCTGACCATCAAAAAACACTATATCTGGTTTTATCTTTAATTTTTTCCACGCTTCTAAAAAAACAGGTAATTCTCTGAAAGCTAATAACCCAGGTATATATGGAAATTCTGTTTTTTGATAATGATATACTAATTCGATTTCATTAAATTTTTCATCTATAACTATTATTATCGCTATGCTATATTCTTGAAAAAAAGATAAATCAACCCCTGCTACAATTTCCGGAGTATAATTTAATGGTTTTAATTCAATTTTTTCTATTAATTTATTTTGTATTTCTATACATTGTTTATAATTTAAATTTTTGAAAGAATGTATATAATTAACTTCCATTTTCTATTAAAACCACAGCATATGCTTCAATACCTTCATTTTTACCTCCAATACCTAAACCATTTCCTGATTTACCTTTTATATTTATTTGTGATTCATCTATATTCATTAAATTTGAAAGAATTTTTTTCATTTCATTTTTATATTGGTTTATTTTTACATAAGAAGTAATTACAGTTGAGTCTATATTTATTATTTTTATATTTTTTAGTTTTTCCATTGTTTTTTTTAACAGTATTTTACTATCTATATTTTTATATTCTTCTGTTTCTGGAAAGAGTTGGCCTATATTTTCCATTCCTAACGCTCCCAGCAATGCATCTATTATAGAATGAATAAGGACATCCCCATCAGAATGCCCTTTTAATCCTTTTTCTGCTGGAATTTCAACTCCACCTATATATAATTTTTTATTTTTTTCAAAAGGATGAACATCATATCCAAAACCTATTCTCACTATTTTAACCTCACTGGCATTACTATATACATATATGAATCATCACCAACTGGTTTTATCATTGTTTGGGAACTTTCACTTGTAATATTAAATTCCACTTCAGACGTTCCTATATGATCAATTGCCTCTCTTAAGTATTTTGGTGAATATGCTATTAACAAGTCTTCTCCTTCTTTTTCAACTTCTAATTCTTCAACTGCTAATCCCACTTCAGGAGATTTTGCTGTTAATTCCATAATACTATCTTTTATTTCCATCTTAACTTGATCATTTTTAGCAGCTATTGAAACTCTCTTTAAGACTTTTAAGAATAAATCTGTTGAGGTTATTACCTTTGTCTTAAACGCTTGTGGTATGATTCTTATATAATCTGGGAATGTTGCGTCTACAACATTTAATATTATTTCTATATTATCATTATCAAGGAAGAATAATACTCTTGCCCCATCAAAAAATAATTCAACATTTTCTGTTTTTGCCCCTCTTAAAACATTTAATAATTCTTCCATACTTTTTAATGATAATAGAAAAGATGGTGGGGTATTTACAATATCCATAGATAGTTCAGCTAGAGCTAATCTATATCCATCAGCTGCTACCAATGTTAAATATCCACCTTCTCTAAAATCCCAATATATTCCATTTAAATTCCTAGATATATTTTCGGAATCTCTTAACGCACAAAAAATTACACGTTCTATCATTGATAATAATTTTTGTCTTTCAAAGGTTATTATCCCTTCTTCAACTTTATTTGGAACTATTTCTGGGAAATCGTCTGGATCCATTGTTGGTAAAAGAAATTCTGATTTTCCTGCCATTACTTTAATATTTTTATTTTCTAAATACACATCTACACTTTCAAAGCTTAAATTTTTTATTATATCTGAAAAATAAGCTGCATCTACTACAAATTCAGGTTTTATTTCGTTAGTTACAGTTTCTTCAAATAGAGTCTCATTGTTTTCTTCTAAGTTATCTGTTTCGGAATTAAACAAATCATCTGTTACTTTTTCAACTTTTTCAAATATAATATTTTTTATTACTCCATGAAATGCTGTTTGTAAATCTGTTGCGTAAATATGCAAATCGTTATCTTTTACAGAAAACTTATATCCTGAAAGTACAGGGTTTGTTGTTTTTTTCGCTACAGCTTTAGATGCCATATCCATTAATGAATTTAATTTACTTCTTTCTATCTGTAATTTGTAAATCATTTTTTAGCCTCCTCTATTGTATTTTTATTCTTATAATCTATTTTACAACAAAAAGAGCATAAAAATCAAGTTTTTAACAAAATTAGAGTATAATATAATTAAGAATCAATTTTTTGGGGGTTGAAATGGAAATTTTCAAAACAGGAATCTTAATTTCATTTATTATAATGGTGATATTATATTTTTATTCAAATAATATAAATTATTATAAAATATTTAGGCAGATTGATAACTACAAAAAATCTCATATTATTATGGAAAAAGGAGGAATTTTAATGACAAATGATCGCCCGGTAATACTTGGTCACAGAGGATATAGAGCAAAATATCCCGAAAATACTATTTTATCTTATCTGAAAGCAATAGAATATGGCGCTGATGGTGTTGAATTGGATGTTCAATTGTCTAAAGATGGCGCTTTGATTATCCATCATGATGATAATTTTGAAAAAATAACTGGTGATAAAACAAAAATTAATGATTTAACTTCAAAAGAAATTAAAAAAATTAAAATTGATGGAGAACCTGTCCCTACTTTAGAAGAAGTTTTTATAAAATTACCGGAATATGCGTATGTTAATGTAGAAATAAAAGATGTTAAAGCAACTGAAATGGCTTATAATACAGTAAAAAGTTTTAATGCTTTAGAAAGAGTATTATTTTCTTCTTTTAATGTTGAAGCTTTAAGAATTTTAAGAAAACTTGATAAAAACATTGATTTAGGTCTTTTAATCGAAGAAAAAGAGATGATAGAGAAAATCATTCCTTTACATGAAGAATTAAATTTTTATTCTATTAATTTACCTGTTGAAGGTATAGAAATGTTGGGATTAGAAAACTTCAAAAATCTTATTTCAAGATTTATGGAAATTGGTCTTCATATTGTTTTTTGGACTTTAAATGATATTGAAACTCTCGAAAAATTAAACGGTTATTTTGACGCAATAATAACTGATAATGTTGAAACCATTGTAAATTATTATATTAAGAAATAACCGAGAAGCTTTAGCTTCCCGGTTATTTCTTATATGAGAGTTTTAATTTTACATTTTTTACCCATAAATCTGCTGATAATTCTTTATCATTGGAACTACAAAAAGTCCAAAATACTATTCTTAGATATTTAGCTTTTTTATTCGTCATATCACTAATATTAAAATCAACTTCAAATGGTTTATATACTGATGCATATAGTCTATTTATCCATTCATGTTTTTCAAAAGGATATGCATTTGTTCCCCAAGCATATGCTTTTCTTGAAATTTCTTTTTTATTTTCATCTAAAATGATAAAAATTATTCCTGCAATTGCATATTTTTCTTTTGATAATTTTAAGAATTTTGCTGTAAATCCCATTATATCTGAAGAAAAATATACATTTGTATTATTTGAGTACGGCAATTTAAAATCCATATATATATTATTTTCTGTATATCCAT
This portion of the Marinitoga hydrogenitolerans DSM 16785 genome encodes:
- a CDS encoding RNA-binding domain-containing protein produces the protein MILDEIRKGENKKLELKEKIPSNEAIAKTVVAFSNTSGGKLIIGVKDNKEIIGIEEDKIFEYEEKISSIINDLCYPTILPEIYAQNIEGKVVLVIEIFRGSLLPYYLKSKGKLKGTYVRIGSTNRVADEEMIVELQRKRFNKSFDEEINFETDIKDIDLNIIYDEFKKIGKKCDYDKLRNLKLIKKVNGKDLPTNALLIALGKFDNTMIKCARFKGVTKEIFIDKKEFNKSLFYNLENSIKFLQNHLNLNAEVKGLQLKEDLEIPILALREVLINAVIHRNYLRNSDIKVAIYDDIVEIVSPGGFPNGLTIEEVMNGRSEIRNKILANLFRELKYVETWGSGIEKIKKLCREKNIKFEIKESGNFVSVIFYRPKIKRSKKTLSSSEKPAKNQRKNRFNKPGRNSL
- a CDS encoding DUF262 domain-containing protein, with the translated sequence MVWNQTKVRDLIDSLYKGLPVGTVILWEVANENNFRSIGNGRKRQPKYLVIDGQQRLTSLYSIIKSKSIINKNFKNIKIKIAFNPLEEKFEVSNVALEKDPEWISDISEIFSNSPTFSQAQPQQNTQ
- a CDS encoding AAA-like domain-containing protein; translation: MDDIRRIMMKLNETTGKEIVLMIDEFEKLNNDEIMNQFLHVIRNIYHDRKIYGLRSVILISVGYLSGILEDNASPFNIAEHLEVPYFTKEQVYDLLSQHETETGQIFDEKVKELIWHNAAGQPGLTNGLAYDLVMKKAKGENIITEKHFEKTLYDYIRKYIDKNMENIISKAKKEKELMMKILFEPESVEFDISDDRIKFLYLNGVIDDCDGKCCVKIPLYYKKLYNHFKPEINGERNKMLKFEEDLNKYIDENKNLRLNELLKRYTEYIKSRGAVMFKGRNYYEGVYQYNLDQFLSAYIELLGGKVYPETQIGGGRIDLMAMYNNKEYLIEIKANIIKYEYEIAKRQLKEYIKRKGLKEGWLIIYSNTIKDFEYILEEENGIKLHIWFIKTDFESPSKI
- a CDS encoding AAA-like domain-containing protein, whose translation is MRRFCTSGPVDKKTCYYVERPDIMEEALDHIENWRYFTVSAPRQSGKTTLLNDIVEKIRDKYLPIFISFESYGDKTKTSFLKTLVRDFKIKIKSLYSHHS
- a CDS encoding SagB/ThcOx family dehydrogenase; translation: MKKCGRDVLKSNWKDLEVEIPDRKKGILIPPYIKPFDENGEFIDLTPIEKINLGNVDLNSVLENRKSRRNFADTPLTLEELSYLLYYTQGVKNVIKDKVTFRTVPSAGATHPLETYLLIFNVDGVDEGLYRYIPTIHKLLLIKNGNFSEEIIRATLGQTFIGKSAVVFVWTAIPYRTEWKYSFEAHKTIAIDAGHVCQNLYLTVESINCGTCAVAAYDQELMDKLIEVDGNNEFVVYLAPVGKI
- a CDS encoding inositol monophosphatase family protein, which codes for MDILQAMIKAAKEAGDILLMKKKKLKNIQTKKSSSDLVSEADLESQKLIINTIMNEFPDAIILAEENWNGDKRILKHGKKVFVIDPLDGTLNYVHGMDFYSISIAMLDDGDIKYGVVYLPETDKLYFSEKGNGSYLNGLKLYRKDNKKLSESMFVTGWPYEPELFKKSYEAIEKIQKNIHEVRILGSAAAELCMLAEGKIDGYWEYGLSPWDLAAGVLIAKEAGMEIYSISHKEFDISKGEILATFKHNINKVYEILKE
- the nfi gene encoding endonuclease V → MEVNYIHSFKNLNYKQCIEIQNKLIEKIELKPLNYTPEIVAGVDLSFFQEYSIAIIIVIDEKFNEIELVYHYQKTEFPYIPGLLAFRELPVFLEAWKKLKIKPDIVFFDGQGIAHPRKMGLATHGSYFINLPTIGIAKSRLYGTYEEPCKEKGCFSYLFDKNNEKIGIVLRTRKDVKPVFVSPGNYITINEAKDITLKYTLKYKIPEPTRLAHIYSQKIKNEKFKSG
- the ispF gene encoding 2-C-methyl-D-erythritol 2,4-cyclodiphosphate synthase; this encodes MVRIGFGYDVHPFEKNKKLYIGGVEIPAEKGLKGHSDGDVLIHSIIDALLGALGMENIGQLFPETEEYKNIDSKILLKKTMEKLKNIKIINIDSTVITSYVKINQYKNEMKKILSNLMNIDESQINIKGKSGNGLGIGGKNEGIEAYAVVLIENGS
- the dnaN gene encoding DNA polymerase III subunit beta encodes the protein MIYKLQIERSKLNSLMDMASKAVAKKTTNPVLSGYKFSVKDNDLHIYATDLQTAFHGVIKNIIFEKVEKVTDDLFNSETDNLEENNETLFEETVTNEIKPEFVVDAAYFSDIIKNLSFESVDVYLENKNIKVMAGKSEFLLPTMDPDDFPEIVPNKVEEGIITFERQKLLSMIERVIFCALRDSENISRNLNGIYWDFREGGYLTLVAADGYRLALAELSMDIVNTPPSFLLSLKSMEELLNVLRGAKTENVELFFDGARVLFFLDNDNIEIILNVVDATFPDYIRIIPQAFKTKVITSTDLFLKVLKRVSIAAKNDQVKMEIKDSIMELTAKSPEVGLAVEELEVEKEGEDLLIAYSPKYLREAIDHIGTSEVEFNITSESSQTMIKPVGDDSYMYIVMPVRLK
- a CDS encoding glycerophosphodiester phosphodiesterase family protein, whose amino-acid sequence is MEIFKTGILISFIIMVILYFYSNNINYYKIFRQIDNYKKSHIIMEKGGILMTNDRPVILGHRGYRAKYPENTILSYLKAIEYGADGVELDVQLSKDGALIIHHDDNFEKITGDKTKINDLTSKEIKKIKIDGEPVPTLEEVFIKLPEYAYVNVEIKDVKATEMAYNTVKSFNALERVLFSSFNVEALRILRKLDKNIDLGLLIEEKEMIEKIIPLHEELNFYSINLPVEGIEMLGLENFKNLISRFMEIGLHIVFWTLNDIETLEKLNGYFDAIITDNVETIVNYYIKK